The genome window GGCCAGGCGCTGGTAGGCGGTCTCGGCCGGCTGCCAGGCGTCCGGGTCGATGGGCGGCCCGCCGGGCGCGGTCCACCGCAGGCAGTGGAGGAGCCGCCCCTCCCCGGGCACGGCCATCTGCACGCCCACGATGCCGTGCTCACCGGGGACGGCACCGGTGCCGAGGGTGGCCAGGCTGGTCGGGGTCGAGGAGGGAAAGCCGGCGGTGAGCGTCCGCCGCGGGTGGGCCGTGAGGAACGGGGCGCAGCCGGGGTGGGCGTCGAGCAGGTCCGCGCCCATGCCGTCGACGAGGAGGAGGCAGACCCTGCCGGCCGGTTCCAGCCCGAGCGGGTTCGGCACCGGCAGGCCGAGGCAGGCGAGCAGGGACCGCGAGAGGTCGGCGAGCGACGCCTCGCCGTACGCGGGCGCGAACGGCACGGCGCGCTCGCCCACCGGCGCTCCGGTGCCCGACGGGGGGCGGTGCTGGGCGTCGGTCACATGGCCTCCGGGTTCGTGGCGGGTCGGCGCACGGCTGCGCGGCGGTCAGCGCACGGCGCAGCCGGTCGCCTCGGAGAGGGCCTTGGCGAACGCGAGCACGTTGGCGACCGCCTCGGGGCCGTCGGCGGCCTCGCTGACCCGCAGGGACAGGTCGTCCGCCGTGATCGCCCCGGTGTACCCGTGGTCGGCCTCGCAGTTCTCGTCCCCGCACGAGGCGGGCTCGAGGTCGATGTGGGAGATCGCACCCCACCCGATGGTCAGCGTGACCTCGCTTGGGCGGACCACGCCCGGCACGTACGACGCCGGGTCGGGCACGACCCGCGTGACCGCGACCGACTGGATCTTGCTGAGCTGCACCGCCTCCGTGGTGGTGGTCGCGTACGGGGTGGGGATGCCCTCCGCGGGCGGCTGCTCGTCGGTGTGGCACACGATCAGCCGGGTCGGGGAGAGCGCGAGCACGGTGACGTGCCGGCGCACCTCCATCCCCGGATCGAAGGTGGCCTCGTGGTGCACGACGTAGGCGAGGACCTCTTCACCGGCCAGCGCGGAGTCCACGGCGTCGGCGACCAGGTCGGGGTAGTAGCCGCAGCGCTCGATGGCCTCGCGCATGCCCGCGGCGGAAACTGGGGTTTCCCTCATGGGTCCATCCTGCCCTCTGCGGGACGTGGGTTTCACATCCGAACGGACTCGGGCTCGTCCCCGGCGACGGGCCAGCGGAGCCGGCGCGGGCCGACGTCCGGGCGCGGCCCGGTGACCGGGCGCACCACGGCGCGCGCGCCCAGCACCACGGCCCCGGTCTTCCCGACCAGCACGGGGTCGAGGTCGAGCCGGGCGACCTCGGGGAGCTGGTCGGCGAGGAGCCCGACCCGGATGAGGAGGTCCTCCAGGGCGTCGACCGCCACCGGCTGGGAGCCGTACTCGCCGAAGAGCAGCGGCGCGGCCCGCACGGACCGGACCAGGCTCGCCGCGTCCTCGGCGGTGAGCGGCGCGAGCCGGTAGGCCTGGTCGTGGAGGAGCCGGGCGACCACCTCGCCGAGCCCGAACGACACGACCGCGCCGAAGTGCCGGTCCTGCACCACGCCGATGATCGTGGGCACCGCGGGCTGCGGCACCATGCGCTGCACGCCGAGCCGCGCGCCGGGCCCGAGCTGCTCGGCCAGGTCGATGAACGCCTGCCGGATGGCGACGGGTTCGGTGAGCCCCATCCGGACGGTGCCGGCGCGGAGCGCGCCGGCGGGGTCGATCGCCTTCACCACCACGGGGTGGCCGATCCGCCGGGCGGCGGCCACCGCCTCGTCGGCCGTGGCCACCGGGTACACCGGCCACACGTCGATGCCGTAGCACGCCAGCAGCGCCCCGGCGTCGATCACGTGCTCGCGCTCGCCGTCCCGGCTCAGCACCTCGGTGACGAGCGTCCGGGCCCGCCGCACGTCGATGCCCGCCACGGACGGGACCGCGCCGACCGGCTCCTCCCGCCACCGCGCGTACGCGACCACGTGGGCGAGCGCCCGGACCGCCTCCTCCGGCGCCGGGTAGGAGGGGATGGAGCCCGGCCCGGGCGTGCCGTCCTCGTTGGGGACCCGGAGCTCGGGCGGCAGGCCCATCTGGCCTTCGAAGGTGGCGAGGACCGGTTTGCCGGAGTCACGGGAGACGCGGAGCACCTCGGCGGCGACCGCGGCCGCGTCCCCGGGGATCGGCGGCATGTAGATGACGACCGCGGCGTCCACCTCCGGCAGGACGCGCGCGAGCGCCTTGCCGAACTCGGCCGCGCCCGCCCGGGCCCCCAGGTTGACCGGCTCGATCGGCTCGAGCCCGTGGTCGACGCACGCGTCCACCGCGATCAGCGCGAGCGCGTCCGAGTTGCTCACCAGGCCGATCCGCCGGCCCTTCGGCAGCGGCTGGTAGGCGACGAGCTGGGCGACGTCGAAGAGCTGGGTGAGGTCGTCGACCCGGATCACGCCCGTCTGCTCGAACAGCGAGCGCAGCGCGTCGTCGGGGAGGCCGAGCACCGGGGCGGCGTGCCCGGGCGGCACCCCCGGGCTCTTCACCATCACGATCGGCTTCTTCTTGGAGATCCGGCGGGCGAGCCGGGCGAACTTCCGCGGGTTGCCGAGCGACTCCAGGTAGAGGAGGATCACGTCGGTCGCCGGGTCCTCCTCCCAGTACTGCAGGCAGTCGTTGCCGGAGACGTCGGCCCGGTTCCCCGCCGAGACGAAGGTGGAGATGCCCATCCCCCGTTGCGCCACCCGCTGGAGCAGGGCGGTGCCGAGCGCGCCCGACTGGCAGAAGAACCCGACCCTCCCGCGGCTCGGCAGGGTCGCGGCCAGGGTGGCGTTGAGCCGGACGGCCGGGTCGGTGTTGGCGATGCCGAGGCAGTTGGGGCCCACCACGCGCATGCCGTACGCCCGGGCGATGCGGACCAGCTCCTGCTGCCGGGCGCGGCCCTCGGGCCCGGTCTCGCCGAACCCGGAGGAGACCACGATGAGGCCCTTGACGCCCTTCTCCGCGCACTCCCGGACCAGGTCGAGCACGCCCTCGGCCGGGACGGCGAGCACCGCGAGGTCGACCTCGCCGTCGATCGCCGAGACGCTCTTGTACGCGCGGACCCCGGCCACCGCCCGCACCTCCCGGTGGACCGGGTAGACCGGCCCGGTGAAGTCGGCGGCGAGCAGGTTGCGCAGCACGGTCTGCCCCACCCCGCCGGGCTCCCGGCTCGCGCCGATCACCGCCACCGAGCTCGGGGTGAGCAGCCGGGCGATGGACCGCGCCTCCGCGTAGTGCTCGCGGGCGAGCCGCACCTCCACGGAGCTGGTGGTCGTGGACAGGTCCAGGGTCATGCGGACCACGCCGTCCTCGAACCGGCTCTGCACCGTGTAGCCGGCCTCGCGAAGCACCGCGATCATCCGGTGGTTGCCCGGGAGCACGTCCGCGATGAAGGTCCGGATCCCCCGCTCGCGCGCGGCGGCGCGCAGGTGCTCCAGGAGCACCGAGGCGAGCCCTCTGCCCTGGTGGGCGTCCTCGACGAGGAAGGCCACCTCGGCCTGGTCCCGCGGCTCGAGCCGGTCGTACCGGACGACGGCCACCATGTCATCGCCGATCGTCGCGATCAGGGCGACCCGGTCGTCGTAGTCGACGTTGGTGAACCAGACGATCTCCTTCTCGGTGAGCCGGGGACGCGGTGCGAAGTACCGGAAGTAGATCGACTCGGGGGAGAGCCGGCTGTAGAAGGCGCGCAGGAGGTCGGCGTCGTCCGGCCGGATCGGGCGCACGTGCGCCGTCCCGCCGTCGGCGAGAACGACGTCCGCCTCCCAGTGGGAGGGGTATGGGGATCGCACAGCTCAAGGCTAATCGCGGTAACCGGGAGCCCCAGAGGCGCAAGGCCCGTCCTCGACGGTCCTCCGGCCTTCCCGGCCCGGGGCCGCCGTCCCTGCGCGGGCGCCGCGCCGCGGCGGGGTGGGCGCACGGGGCAGCGCGGCGAACCGTTCCTCACCCGGCCCGGCCACCGGGGTCACCGGGCCGGCCGCCGCCGGAGCGGCGAGGGCCGGCCGGCGGCGGCTCCCCCGGGAGCCCACCGGGACGGCTGATCGATTTTGGCTACGCTTGCGCATCGAGCAGGGGCCCGTCCCCCTCTGCACCCCACGGCAACGCCAGTAACTGTTAGGTTCTTGGTCAACGGCTCATCGCACGGAGAGGATGCGCGCTTCTCCGGGATGGCGCCGGGCCCGTCTCCGCAAACCAGTCGGCAAGGTGGTGACGTCATGACGCGGGTCGTCGTGGTGGGTGATCTCATGACCGACGCGATCGCGCGCGCCCGGTATCCGTTGGCGAGATCAAGCGACACCCCGGCAACCGTGACCATGCACGGTGGTGGCTCCGGAGCCAACATCGCGTCCTGGCTGGCAGTGGAGCGCACCGAGGTGGCCTTCATCGGCCGTCGCGGCGCCGACATCACCGGCCGCAACCGCGACATGGAACTCATGGGCTACGGCGTCGACGCCCGGCTGGTGATGGACCCGGAGCGACCTACCGGCACCTGCGTCGTCATGGTCACCCACAAGGGCCAGCGGACCATGCTCTCCGACCCGGGGGCCAACGCCGCCCTCTCGCCGGAGGACCTGCCGCGCGACCTCTTCACCGCCGACGCCCACCTGCACATGTCGGGCTACACCCTGCTCAACGAGGGGTCGCGGGAGGCCGGGCTGGCCGCGCTCGACCTGGCCCGCCGCGTCGGCATGTCGATCTCGGTGGACTGCGCGTCGGCCGCCCCGCTGGAGCGGACCGGTGCCGAGCCGTTCCTGGAGTGGACGCACGGGGCGAAGCTGCTCTTCGCCAACGTCGACCAGGCCCGGGTGCTCACCGGCCGGGAGGAGCCGTTCGCGGCCGCCAAGGTGCTCACCGCCTGGTTCCCCCAGGTCGTGATCAAGCTCGGCGAGGAGGGCTCGCTCTGGTATGCCAACGGCCGGGCCGAGCCGGTCCGGGTGCCGGCCGAGCCCGTGGAGCAGGTGGTGGACGGCACCGGCGCGGGCGACGCCTTCATCGCGGGCTTCCTCCCGCCGTGGCTCGAGGGCAAGCCTCCGGCCGAGGCGCTCGCGGCCGGCAACGCGCTCGCCGCCAAGTGCCTCTCCATCCTCGGCGCCCGTCCCCGCCTCTGACCGGCGTACGGCTCGCCGTACGGGCTCGATCCGCCGGATCCACCGCGCACGGCCCTTACCCGCGGCACGGCCCTTACCTGCGCGGCCCCGGCCTGCGGCACGGGGCCGACCTGCGCCGACCTGTGGCACGGGCGTGATCCGCGGCCCGGCGCGCGCTGAACCGCTCCAAACCGGGGGCCGGTCGCCCGCCGCCCCGGCCGGGATCGGAGGATCTGCACCATGGACGTGACGACCTGGTACCTGGAGCAGACCAGCCGCGCCGACCTCCGCCCGGCGCGCCCGCCCCGCGAGCCGGTGCAGATCGTGCGGGCGGAGATCCCGAGCCCCGAGTTCAGCCGGTTCCTCTACACGGCCGTCGGCGGTGACTGGCACTGGACGCAGCGGCTCTCCTGGACGTGGCGGGAGTGGCGGGACTGGCTCAGCCGGCCCGGCGTGGAGACGTGGGTGGCGTGGCTGCGCGGCACGCCCGCCGGGTACGCGGAGCTCGACGCGCAGGAGAACGGCACGGTGGAGATCTCCGGTTTCGGGCTGCTCCGCCACGCCATCGGCCGGGGCATCGGCGGCCACCTGCTCTCCGAGGTGACGGCCCGCGCCTGGGACCTGGCCGACCGCTGGCCCGGCCGGGAGCCGACCCGGCGGGTCTGGGTGCACACCTGCTCCCTCGACGCGCCGGCCGCCCTGCCCAACTACCTGGCGCGCGGGTTCCGGGTCTTCGACGAACGGCTCAACGTGCCCGGTGACGCGTACCGGGGACCGACCCCGGGGCCGTGGCCCGGGGCGGGGCCGCGGGACTGAGACCCCGGCGGGGCCGGCCGTCCACCGGGGCGGCCGATGGCCCGCGTCCGGTCGCGGCCACCTCCGGTCATCGGCACAATGTTCGATATGCCGCGACGCACCACAGCCCCCGACCAGGACTTCCAGGAGCGGATCGTCGACATCGACGTCGCCGCCGAGATGCGGACGAGCTTCCTGGAGTACGCCTACTCGGTCATCTACCAGCGCGCGCTCCCCGACGCCCGGGACGGGCTGAAGCCGGTGCAGCGCCGGATCCTCTACTCGATGAGCGAGATGGGCCTGCGGCCCGACCGGGGGCATGTGAAGTCCTCCCGCGTCGTCGGCGAGGTCATGGGCAAGCTGCACCCGCACGGGGACGCCGCGATCTACGACGCGCTCGTCCGCATGGCCCAGCCGTTCTCGATGCGGCTGCCGCTGGTCGACGGCCACGGGAACTTCGGGTCGCCGGACGACGCCCCCGCGGCGATGCGGTACACCGAGGCCCGCCTCGCCCCGGCGGCGATGCTGATGGTGCAGTCGATCGACGAGGAGACCGTCGACTTCCGGCCCAACTACGACGGCCAGGAGACCGAGCCGGCGGTCCTCCCCGCGGCCTTCCCCAACCTCCTGGTCAACGGTGCGTCCGGCATCGCGGTCGGCATGGCGACCAACATCCCGCCGCACAACCTCGCCGAGGTGATCGGGGCCGCCCGCCACCTGCTGAAGAAGCCGGACGCCACCCTCGACGAGCTCATGCAGTTCGTCCCCGGCCCCGACCTGCCCACCGGCGGGCTGATCATCGGCCTGGACGCCATCCGGGAGGCGTACGAGACCGGGCGGGGCACGTTCCGGATGCGCGCGCGGGCGACCATCGAGAACGTGACCGCGCGGCGCAAGGCGATCGTGGTGACCGAGCTGCCGTTCAACGTCGGTCCCGAGCGCGTGGTCGCGAAGATCAAGGAGCTGGTCCAGGCGAAGAAGCTCGTCGGCATCGCCGACCTGAAGGACCTCACCGACCGGCACAAGGGCCTGCGCCTCGTCATCGAGGTCAAGACCGGGTTCAACCCCGAGGCGGTGCTGGAAGAGCTCTATCGGCTCACGCCGATGGAGGAGACGTTCGGCATCAACAGCGTCGCGCTCGTCGACGGGCAGCCGCGCACGCTCGGCCTGCGCGACCTGCTCGCCGTGTACGTGAACCACCGGCTCGAGGTGGTGCGCCGGCGGTCGGCGTACCGGCGGCGCAAGCGCGAGGAGCGCCTCCACCTGGTCGAGGGCCTCATCACCGCGCTGCTCAACATCGACGAGGTCATCCAGGTGATCCGCACCTCGGACGACCCGGCGCACGCGCGGAGCAGGCTCATGGAGACGTTCGGGCTGTCGGAGGCCCAGGCCGGGTACATCCTCGACACCCCGCTGCGCCGGCTCACCCGCTACGACAAGCTGGAGCTCGAGCGGGAGAAGGAGGGGCTGCAGGCCGAGATCGCCGAGCTCAACGCGATCCTTGGCTCGGAGGACCGGCTGCGCCGGGTGGTGTCGAAGGAGCTCGCCGAGGTCGCCAAGAAGTACGGCACGCCGCGCCGGACCCAGCTGCTCGACTCGGCCGAGGCCGCGCTGAAGACGGCGATCCCGCTCGAGGTGGCCGACGACCCCTGCCTGGTGCTGCTCTCCTCGACCGGCCTGATCGCCCGGACCGCGGACGCGTCCCCGCTCCCCGGCGATGGGCCGCGCGCGCCGCACGACGTGCTGGTCTCGGCAGTGCGCACGACGGTCCGGGGCGAGGTCGGTGTGATCACCTCCAAGGGGCGGATGATCCGGGTGTCCGTGGTCGAGCTGCCCACGCTGCCCGCGTCCGGTGATCCGCCGTCGCTCGCCGGGGCGCAGCCGGTGACCGAGTACGTGACCCTGGAGCCGGACGAGCACGTCGTCGGGCTCGGCTCGCTGGACGAGGCGGGGCACGGGATCGCGCTCGGCACCGCGCAGGGCGTGGTCAAGCGGGTCGCCCCCGACTATCCGGTCAACCGGGACGACTTCGAGATCATCAGCCTGCGCGAGGGTGACCGCGTGGTCGGCGCGGTCGAGCTGGAGTCCCCCGATCACGACCTGGTCTTCATCACCTCCGACGCCCAGCTGCTCCGCT of Thermobispora bispora DSM 43833 contains these proteins:
- a CDS encoding DUF5998 family protein, whose product is MRETPVSAAGMREAIERCGYYPDLVADAVDSALAGEEVLAYVVHHEATFDPGMEVRRHVTVLALSPTRLIVCHTDEQPPAEGIPTPYATTTTEAVQLSKIQSVAVTRVVPDPASYVPGVVRPSEVTLTIGWGAISHIDLEPASCGDENCEADHGYTGAITADDLSLRVSEAADGPEAVANVLAFAKALSEATGCAVR
- a CDS encoding bifunctional GNAT family N-acetyltransferase/acetate--CoA ligase family protein codes for the protein MRSPYPSHWEADVVLADGGTAHVRPIRPDDADLLRAFYSRLSPESIYFRYFAPRPRLTEKEIVWFTNVDYDDRVALIATIGDDMVAVVRYDRLEPRDQAEVAFLVEDAHQGRGLASVLLEHLRAAARERGIRTFIADVLPGNHRMIAVLREAGYTVQSRFEDGVVRMTLDLSTTTSSVEVRLAREHYAEARSIARLLTPSSVAVIGASREPGGVGQTVLRNLLAADFTGPVYPVHREVRAVAGVRAYKSVSAIDGEVDLAVLAVPAEGVLDLVRECAEKGVKGLIVVSSGFGETGPEGRARQQELVRIARAYGMRVVGPNCLGIANTDPAVRLNATLAATLPSRGRVGFFCQSGALGTALLQRVAQRGMGISTFVSAGNRADVSGNDCLQYWEEDPATDVILLYLESLGNPRKFARLARRISKKKPIVMVKSPGVPPGHAAPVLGLPDDALRSLFEQTGVIRVDDLTQLFDVAQLVAYQPLPKGRRIGLVSNSDALALIAVDACVDHGLEPIEPVNLGARAGAAEFGKALARVLPEVDAAVVIYMPPIPGDAAAVAAEVLRVSRDSGKPVLATFEGQMGLPPELRVPNEDGTPGPGSIPSYPAPEEAVRALAHVVAYARWREEPVGAVPSVAGIDVRRARTLVTEVLSRDGEREHVIDAGALLACYGIDVWPVYPVATADEAVAAARRIGHPVVVKAIDPAGALRAGTVRMGLTEPVAIRQAFIDLAEQLGPGARLGVQRMVPQPAVPTIIGVVQDRHFGAVVSFGLGEVVARLLHDQAYRLAPLTAEDAASLVRSVRAAPLLFGEYGSQPVAVDALEDLLIRVGLLADQLPEVARLDLDPVLVGKTGAVVLGARAVVRPVTGPRPDVGPRRLRWPVAGDEPESVRM
- a CDS encoding carbohydrate kinase family protein; its protein translation is MTRVVVVGDLMTDAIARARYPLARSSDTPATVTMHGGGSGANIASWLAVERTEVAFIGRRGADITGRNRDMELMGYGVDARLVMDPERPTGTCVVMVTHKGQRTMLSDPGANAALSPEDLPRDLFTADAHLHMSGYTLLNEGSREAGLAALDLARRVGMSISVDCASAAPLERTGAEPFLEWTHGAKLLFANVDQARVLTGREEPFAAAKVLTAWFPQVVIKLGEEGSLWYANGRAEPVRVPAEPVEQVVDGTGAGDAFIAGFLPPWLEGKPPAEALAAGNALAAKCLSILGARPRL
- a CDS encoding GNAT family N-acetyltransferase: MDVTTWYLEQTSRADLRPARPPREPVQIVRAEIPSPEFSRFLYTAVGGDWHWTQRLSWTWREWRDWLSRPGVETWVAWLRGTPAGYAELDAQENGTVEISGFGLLRHAIGRGIGGHLLSEVTARAWDLADRWPGREPTRRVWVHTCSLDAPAALPNYLARGFRVFDERLNVPGDAYRGPTPGPWPGAGPRD
- a CDS encoding DNA gyrase/topoisomerase IV subunit A, with translation MFDMPRRTTAPDQDFQERIVDIDVAAEMRTSFLEYAYSVIYQRALPDARDGLKPVQRRILYSMSEMGLRPDRGHVKSSRVVGEVMGKLHPHGDAAIYDALVRMAQPFSMRLPLVDGHGNFGSPDDAPAAMRYTEARLAPAAMLMVQSIDEETVDFRPNYDGQETEPAVLPAAFPNLLVNGASGIAVGMATNIPPHNLAEVIGAARHLLKKPDATLDELMQFVPGPDLPTGGLIIGLDAIREAYETGRGTFRMRARATIENVTARRKAIVVTELPFNVGPERVVAKIKELVQAKKLVGIADLKDLTDRHKGLRLVIEVKTGFNPEAVLEELYRLTPMEETFGINSVALVDGQPRTLGLRDLLAVYVNHRLEVVRRRSAYRRRKREERLHLVEGLITALLNIDEVIQVIRTSDDPAHARSRLMETFGLSEAQAGYILDTPLRRLTRYDKLELEREKEGLQAEIAELNAILGSEDRLRRVVSKELAEVAKKYGTPRRTQLLDSAEAALKTAIPLEVADDPCLVLLSSTGLIARTADASPLPGDGPRAPHDVLVSAVRTTVRGEVGVITSKGRMIRVSVVELPTLPASGDPPSLAGAQPVTEYVTLEPDEHVVGLGSLDEAGHGIALGTAQGVVKRVAPDYPVNRDDFEIISLREGDRVVGAVELESPDHDLVFITSDAQLLRFPAATVRPQGRPAGGVAGIRLAEGARVIWFGAVDPARESRVVTVAGSSTALPGTQTGTVKVSDYAVFPPKGRATGGVRAQRFLKGEDVLLLAWAGPAPAKAISPSGQPVELPAELGRRDGSGTRLMHRIAAIGGAIGAAPPARPAEDRAEEAAPAPDAGTAE